Proteins encoded together in one Terriglobus saanensis SP1PR4 window:
- a CDS encoding dipeptidase has product MLTRRRFLRYAAVAPVALSPAVWSASPSVPQISARAMTIHKRALIFDGHVHALDREFYHGGSMGTQTTVGQWDLPRAREGGVGAFFLSVFTPEEYYPARFETKQALRRIDHALRQLEMNRDHVELALNSADIQRIRAKGKMAAVLDLEGSYDLDGDLGVLRELYALGLRSAQLSAHNWNQNYADACCSPPKSNGLNDHGRDVIREMNRLGMVINVSHSSDETISQAIDVSDVPVVATHHGLRTVNNIPRNMPDILLKKLAAKGGIFGFQIGSEFAYPKEYDWLTAQRKKTFWDTASIPDRVKGKTIYEVDELVAPQFPMLGAQVPESVMMKVDDWVAVVDKAIELVGEDHVAIGTDFDGGPTLARGMRDVRDLPMITDAMLRRGYSEERIDKFWGGNLLRVFGQVTHASKTIAS; this is encoded by the coding sequence ATGCTTACTCGCCGCCGTTTTCTCCGATACGCCGCTGTCGCACCTGTTGCTCTGAGCCCCGCTGTATGGAGTGCCTCACCCTCCGTACCCCAGATCTCCGCACGCGCCATGACCATACACAAGCGCGCGTTGATCTTCGACGGACACGTGCATGCACTGGATCGCGAGTTCTATCACGGTGGAAGTATGGGAACACAAACGACCGTGGGCCAGTGGGACTTGCCACGCGCACGCGAAGGCGGAGTGGGAGCTTTCTTCCTCTCGGTCTTCACTCCGGAGGAGTACTACCCCGCACGATTTGAGACCAAGCAGGCGCTACGCAGAATCGATCACGCGCTGCGTCAGCTGGAGATGAACCGCGATCACGTGGAACTCGCTCTGAACTCCGCCGATATCCAACGCATCCGCGCCAAGGGAAAGATGGCTGCTGTGCTCGATCTCGAAGGCAGCTACGACTTGGACGGCGACCTTGGTGTTCTCCGTGAACTGTACGCGCTCGGTCTGCGCTCTGCACAACTCTCCGCGCACAACTGGAACCAGAACTACGCGGACGCCTGCTGCTCGCCTCCAAAATCGAATGGTCTGAACGATCACGGACGCGATGTGATTCGTGAGATGAATCGGCTGGGCATGGTCATCAACGTCTCTCACTCTTCCGACGAAACGATCTCGCAGGCCATCGATGTAAGCGACGTTCCGGTTGTCGCCACGCATCACGGTCTGCGAACCGTGAACAATATTCCGAGAAACATGCCGGATATTCTGCTGAAGAAGCTCGCTGCGAAGGGCGGCATCTTCGGCTTCCAGATCGGCAGCGAGTTCGCCTACCCCAAGGAATATGACTGGCTCACTGCACAACGGAAGAAGACGTTCTGGGACACCGCGAGCATTCCTGATCGCGTGAAGGGCAAGACAATCTACGAAGTAGATGAGTTGGTTGCACCACAGTTCCCCATGCTCGGCGCACAGGTGCCGGAGTCCGTCATGATGAAAGTGGACGACTGGGTGGCTGTAGTCGATAAAGCAATCGAATTGGTCGGAGAAGACCACGTCGCCATCGGTACAGACTTCGACGGTGGCCCCACGCTCGCACGCGGCATGCGTGACGTACGCGACCTCCCCATGATCACCGATGCAATGCTGCGACGGGGATACTCCGAAGAGCGCATCGATAAATTCTGGGGCGGCAACTTGTTGCGCGTCTTCGGGCAAGTGACGCACGCGTCGAAGACTATAGCTTCCTGA